One window of Chryseobacterium indologenes genomic DNA carries:
- a CDS encoding SUF system Fe-S cluster assembly protein — translation MKFTDDQIADIGEEIIGVLKTVYDPEIPVDIYELGLIYDVQISDDADVKIIMTLTTPNCPVAETLPQEVKDKVAEVEHVNSVDLELTFEPSWNKDMMSEEAKFELGML, via the coding sequence ATGAAATTTACAGACGATCAAATTGCTGACATTGGTGAGGAAATCATTGGTGTACTGAAAACCGTATATGACCCCGAAATTCCGGTAGATATTTACGAATTAGGACTGATTTACGATGTTCAGATCTCCGATGATGCTGACGTAAAAATTATAATGACCCTTACTACTCCCAACTGTCCTGTTGCAGAAACTCTTCCTCAGGAAGTAAAAGATAAAGTGGCTGAAGTAGAACATGTGAATAGTGTAGATTTAGAGCTGACTTTTGAACCGAGCTGGAATAAGGATATGATGAGTGAAGAGGCGAAGTTTGAATTAGGAATGCTATAA
- a CDS encoding 3'-5' exonuclease — protein sequence MIQNIPLERVLFLDIETVPQAGSWDDLSETEQYLWDKKTKFQRKDEVTAAEFYERAGIMAEFGKIICITIGMVEKNDTLKIKSFSGHDEKKMLQEFGEIFNSPRLHNVILCAHNGKEFDFPWIARRYLINGMLPPAPFQMFGKKPWEVPHIDTMELWKFGDYKSFVSLELLAHVFGIPTPKDDIDGSMVSSIYYIEKDLQRIVDYCEKDVLTLANIFRRMRQEDLLKRNINLD from the coding sequence ATGATACAGAACATACCTTTAGAAAGAGTTTTATTCCTTGATATTGAGACCGTTCCACAGGCAGGATCATGGGACGACCTATCTGAAACTGAACAATATCTGTGGGATAAAAAAACAAAATTTCAGCGAAAAGACGAGGTCACTGCTGCAGAATTTTATGAAAGAGCCGGTATTATGGCAGAGTTTGGAAAAATTATCTGCATTACCATCGGAATGGTTGAAAAGAATGATACGTTGAAGATAAAAAGCTTTTCCGGACACGATGAAAAGAAAATGCTTCAGGAATTTGGTGAAATCTTCAACAGTCCAAGGCTTCACAATGTTATTCTCTGTGCTCATAATGGAAAGGAATTTGATTTCCCATGGATTGCCAGACGATATCTTATTAACGGGATGCTGCCACCTGCCCCATTTCAGATGTTTGGAAAGAAACCCTGGGAGGTTCCTCACATAGATACTATGGAACTATGGAAGTTCGGGGATTATAAAAGTTTTGTATCACTGGAATTACTGGCGCATGTCTTTGGAATTCCTACTCCGAAAGATGATATTGACGGCTCAATGGTTTCATCAATTTACTACATAGAAAAAGACTTGCAGAGAATTGTAGACTATTGTGAAAAAGATGTCTTAACTTTGGCAAATATTTTCCGGCGCATGCGTCAGGAAGATTTGTTGAAAAGGAATATCAATCTAGATTAA
- a CDS encoding tRNA-binding protein, which yields MTIKPDITWADFEKIDIRCGTILSVNDFEKARNPSYQLEIDFGDLGIRKSSAQITSLYEKEDLVGKQILAVVNFPKKQIANFFSECLVLGLYGEDKKDVTLLAPSLPVKNGMQVG from the coding sequence ATGACAATAAAACCAGACATCACCTGGGCAGATTTTGAAAAAATAGACATTAGATGTGGAACCATCCTTTCAGTAAATGATTTTGAAAAGGCCAGAAACCCGTCTTACCAGCTGGAAATAGACTTTGGAGACTTAGGAATCAGAAAATCCTCTGCTCAGATTACCTCTCTTTATGAAAAAGAAGACCTTGTAGGAAAGCAAATCTTGGCGGTAGTCAATTTCCCTAAAAAACAGATTGCTAACTTCTTCAGTGAGTGCCTGGTGTTGGGATTATATGGTGAAGACAAAAAAGATGTCACTCTTTTAGCCCCTTCATTACCTGTAAAAAACGGAATGCAGGTAGGATAG